TGTTAGATTACAAAGCAGAGACCGAGCTTCTGGATAAGGTTGGTTTGAATTTATTTACGAAGGAAATGATCGGGATATCAAAGAAATACAGAATCTTAGAAAGCCAAAAGGAGAATGAACATTTAGGAAATATGCAAGATATCCAAGGTGAAAGATATCATGatgatttttcaaataatcCTGGAAGATATCAGACACTGAAGGAACTAGAGGATAACATCAACAACAATGCAAATCAAGATGACGCGCGCAAAAACCATCCCCCGCAGATGGAAGAGAGGAAGAATAAATATTCTTTAAGTTCTGGAAATTTGGTGGAAGAGATGCAAAGGAAAAGTCAAAACGAATTGAAACATCGCCTGGTTCAACTCATTAAAGAACAAGACAAAATGCTGCGAGAATTTGATTTCGTGGAAACGATGAAAGGAAGAGCGGCCAGAGGAAGGAGTTGCGTCGCTCTCGACAATACGCAGTGGAAGTTGGAAATGAAAGCAGTCGAAAACGACTACAAGATGAGAGTTGATGGTATTGTCAATGATCTAAAGGCGTCAATGAAGGGTGAAAGGGGTTCCTCAACAGGTTCAGTGAAAAATAAAGACATCCAAGAGGAACCGCAAAAAGGAGTGAACAATAACGCTGATAGCAGACGAGCCGAGCAGAGAGAAGAGTCGCATGGGTTCTTTAGAAGTTTGTTTAGACGAAAGCCTGATTCCACCAACCGGGAAGAAAGTGCTAATGAGCATGCGCCATCTGGATTCAGCCTCCGGAAATTGTTTAGGCGTACTCGAAAAGTTAAAGATAACGGTAGTTCGAAACAAGAGCGCACTGAACAAGATCAAGAAGAAAAGAACGAACCCAAGTAcgaaattttcaatgaaaaatatatgtcaaACTCCCTACAGAAGCTGAAAAGGATCCTCAAAAACATGCTGCTTGATTTTTCAAACGCAAGTGATGTGGATTTTCTGCTGGAGGAAGCCAAACTATTGGCTGGTGTCTCTGATGAAATGGAGTCCGTTTGTAATAAGGAAATCGCAAGAATTGAGACGAAGTTTCGAAGAAAATTTGAGAAGAGGCTAAAAACCaaaatctgcaaagaaaatgaaaattatcaagATGAAAAAATTGAGGAGAATGTTATTCTGGATGAATCTGAGCCTGGGGTGTCACATCAATGGCGAAAACTCTAGTTTCATTTCGACGTTGTGAACAGAATAATTCGTAATATTATATAAGCAgtacataattatatcattaatgGCTCTATCCGATATTTTTCCCAACAGTGCAAATTTtcccaaaattcaaaattttatgtatttatatcCAGTCTGGCATAGGGGAAAAGATAATATTAGGTAGTAAACAAATTCTCTATCAGGtctaatttaaaatcaaagatgttatttgcttatataatgatacatcattttgtaaagtaaaatTCTATATACAAGTATTTCTGATTTTTCCGGTATCTTTTTTGCAAAGCTCTTCTTCTCAAGGAGATTAATATGGTCATGACCATTCAACCCTCTTAACAATTCTTCATAGAAATATAAGATGTGATAACAATGAAAATATCAGAATTCTGCAGCAGTTCAGCACCATACATTTTGGGATGTTATTGTAGTATTTTCCGAGACCTATACAAGTAATTTTCTTTTGTCGCTCTTGCAATTAACAATCACAATGCATTTGATTTGTCAATTACTACTCATGTGCGGATCTACGGGGTGTCCGGACCCCTTCCccttggaaaattcaaattattttcttaaatatacatagtaaaatttggaaaatatcactcgggacccccccccccccccttctggAACCTTTAATCTCTCCCCCTCCGCCCCCGAAAAAATGTTATAGATCCGCGCACGCTAGTATACAAATATGTATTGTATAATAACTACAGAAGGTTTGATGAACAGACACTTCCTTGCAGAAACAAGTGCTTATTGTTTTGCGTAACTGTACTTTCCGTTATAACACAGAAATCCATCCGTAAATAACAATTACAATTCAAATGCGTTATAGTTTTCCGTTGTCACTCAGTAAGACAACAAAATCTCTCGGTATATATACCAGGTACTTTTAATGAAAACTGCATGCCTATTCATTTTTATTACGAAAGCAATAGAGAGACCCCAAATATTGACAGCCAACAATGTATCTGTATTTTAATACTTTATTTTAACTACAATATCTTGAACGTAAACATTTTACAATACAAAGCAATAAAATGTGTTCGACAAGGGAACACATTtaacataataataaatttaaacttttttttatatcaaaattacatgtacatgtagttgtcaGTTGGATTCCATTAGACCTTACTTTCTCTCTGATGTGATTGATGCACGGAAGTTCAACCCTTCTAAAAAGCCAAAATACATTTGCAAGATTAGTATTAAAATTAATCCATTTTCTAAGATCGTACTTATCATCTACAAACGTGTCAAaaaagattattaaaaaaaatccatttccaTTAATACTCTATAACGATtttaactgtttaatttttttatgcatattaaGGGTACACGAGTAAGCGGTttgcatacatttttttataattcataccGGGATCgtataaatgtatgtacatttttatcGTATTCAGAAAATAAGTTCTTTATTCTAATACGAAAGTCAACACATTGAGCACATTCATTCCGTAACAAATATACGCACCAAAATGTAACATAAAAAGTACAGCAAGAGAGAAGTGAATTTTCAATAGATCTAGAGCCTTTCCTTTTCCCCCTTAAAACCTATCAAAGAAATTTGGATTTGCCTTGTACATTAAGCTCATTGTACATTGAATAACAttaaaatgccaatttttacattaccttaattttaaaaatttacaaaagaaatcaATGAGTAATTCATGCCATTGGATgcatacagtgtacatgtacaagtggTCCATTTTCTGACCCTGGAGACAgctcattttgaaaatatgtggGAAAAACTTAGAGAGTGAACTTAGAGGCCTTTACACAGCACAGCTCACTAGCTCTGATTAGCCCATTGCACAAAAAATGTGTATGCATGTTAAAATAACATATTAGGGTACATTATTATAACCAGGTTAAAAAGTTTActgttttcttgttttttcttttgGGCATGCATATCATTTTAGTTATACAATTATACATTATACAAAAATAGTGTTTTTCATGGAACTCATTCTTATCTAAAGGACCACTTCTTTGTGGAAGTATAAATTTCTTAATACatctatattttgaaaaaaatggaaacccaaaattaaaacatttatagcaaaAACACTTgttcaaataataataaatatcacATTTGAAGCATAGTTTTCACATATGGAAAATTTAGTATTTCTGCTTCATCTTCTGTTTTGACATGACATATGGATTTGTGACCCCCAATATCACAATTCAGGGCAGCTCTCTGACACTTAGAATCAATATCTTCCTCGCTATCATACAAGTTCAAACTCTTCGTCTGTATCCTGTCCTCCGGTCATTGTTACTCCTGaagagaaatacatgtatattctgtaaattcctaattaaaagcaACAAATTAATATCCACGTTAAATCGCGAGAAGCAGATCtcttggattttaaaatctcgcttttattttttgaaggcaTGTAAACTATTAAAAATAAGGTGGTACGGGACACCTGTCAATATTTATGCGGATAAAAGTAATTAAAACTGAAACatcgttttaaatttttgtaattttacaatatttgacataaaaatatgtttaaacatttttggaaaggtaaaaccTATAAAAGCCATagcgggatttgaactcataagttacagattcgtagttaaTATTCTAAACCTTTGCGCTACACTGTTAGGTAActattttgggaaagaaaacgttatatataaagtataaaattatacttgattttttttgtttatttgaacaAAGGTACGTCataatatggaggtgtcccataccaccttagaATAAAAATCTGGCATTCACGATTTCATAATCTCACGATTCAATGAAAAACAGTTGAATTGCGGAATTAAGTTCtcacataaaataaggaatctacagtactacAAATTCAGGTTGTAACACCTTGTTTGACTTGCTAAgcaaattcatttaaatcaatTGTGTTTTATGACTAAAACTAACCTTAGCCTATTCAAAGAATTGAGGATACAaattatacatgtgtacatccacacttttatagattatttttcacattaCATTAGTTCTACTCTTGACCAACGGTGCTGAACAGGAAGAATATATTCAATTGTTACTCACCACTGGCACTGGTGGTCTGTCCAGTGTAAGATTCGTAGGGCGGCCAGTGAGGGGGTCTGTCCTTATACAGCTCGAACATGGGGGTCTTACTGGAGCCAACCACAAACTTCTGAACACTTTGTGTAAGGTCGTCAAACTCTTTCTCTGTCCCACAGTAAAATCCCTACAGAACAAGAGGTCACATGGCTTACCTGAGCACACATGtcttatattttaacaaaaaaacaagCATTTCTTCATGAAATACAACACAATTGCAGTCCACAGATAGATAGAGAAGACACCAGACAAAATGTGCAtggtcagaaaagcttaggaGTGTCCTGCTGTATTGTTATAAAGGAGGAAGTACCTCTGCTGAATTGTTAAGTAGATACATATTTAAGATTTCCAAATATATCAGAACACAGTgtgatttcattaattttcatgggCATCCATTTTTTGAAGTTTtgtaagaagaaaaaatatttgaaggtATATTGTATACATTGTAATTTTTGTCCAGTGTAACTTTCTCTCTTCTCCACTTGCAAGCAGTTTTGTTCCATCTTGAATTGCCCATACACAGCTATGttttaagagagataattttgaaacattggaattcgcccagtcttataTTTACCCGCTGACGAGGGCGAAAGGagcgaaaataaaatgggggctAATGTTTCCCTGTTTACAGTAATCATATTATGTGGAAAATTCCTCTACCAATACCTATTGTTGTTATGTTTTCTACTCTTTGTTGAACATTTGATTGTGGGTCTTGTAAACCATGAAATCCATGAAAGTTGGTGCtcatcaaaataaatgaaaccACAGAACATTGTCACATAGTCATATACATATAATACTGTCATTCATAATGATTCAAATTTGGAGATTTATATAATACAGTTTGGAACATCATGCATTACCAATGCTATAGAGGGATCTAGTTCCATAACATTCATTGTAGAGGGATATGGACAATGGTAGCTCTCATCTGAGAAATTTGGACTGTCATGGTCTTCACAAAGTTGCGTAGTATGTGGGTCAAGGTATATCAATTTATCAcctggaattaaaaaaaatagaagaaaaattcTTGAATTTCAATGTCACTGCATTAATTTCCAGGTTTAACGTTTACTTCATAAATTAATTTCTGTACTGTACTTTATGTCCTGTGATTGGAATAGCTGTTGAAATGGATTGCTTATTTTAAAAGAACAGCAGGAAGAAATCCATAAGGTGTCTGATTAAAATTACTCACTCATGTAGCCTACGAACCAGTGGGCGTGGTTTGGTTTGCCGCCTATGATGCCAACACTTTGGGGAAAACTTAAACATGCCTGAAAGcaaaaaaacatttacattattttttttacacttgtttttataaaatattaaacaccAACATCAACACCCTCAATAACATGACCtgcttgaaaatttcaaagaagaTTGTACTGTTGACATTAAATTATACAGTATACAGGAAAATTTTCATCCCCATTTTATTTTGCCCCTTTTTGCCCTTGTTGACAGCAGACAAATTATAGACTGGGCGAATgcataacaatttttaaattactgtGTTTATAAGGAAGAGAATTCATTATGTATTCCATCGTCTGACCGAATTTAAGATTGGTTGAAACTaattgcaagtgtagaaggacaaaaaaaatccactggGAGAAAATCATCCTTTATAAACTAAAAGAAATAGTAAGGAAAGTTTCAATATAACTCTACATGTTTATACCTTTAAACTTTGCACATAAACTGAATTTATTTCTGTTAAACCAAGTCTTAATGGAATCACAAGTAAAAGTGGTTTCCAACTTTTGACATCCactgtattttgtttgtttttatcctGCTTTGAGGAATCTTGACTAGATTTTTTGCTTCTCCCTGTAGCAGCAGATTCGTGTTTTAATTGTCTAACTCCTATTATATCACAGGTACTTTTCCCATCTTCTTTACAGACACTCTCTGAAAAACAGCATTTAAAGTCCTCTATCAGTCCGTATAGAAGAAAATTTGTATATTAAAGCTTGTAAATTCAAATGTTCCTTGCAAATTTAGACatattgaaattgataaaagtatTCTACACAATTTACAataaattgatatatacatgtatttatgtacatTTGTTCTTTCAACGAATACAGCAAAATACAGTTACAGTGAACATGCTTCATATAAAGGAATTCATGATTACAACGAAATAAGATTCATTTCCCCTACATAGTCTTAAAAGCATGTGTTAAAAAACTTACTAGATTTTACACAGTTACAGTGAAAATGCTTATAAAGAATTCATGATTACAACGAAATCAGTTTCATTCCCCCTATAAACATAGTCtaataaaagtataaatttataaacttactacggtatattttacaaattacgTTTAATATAACCTCGATTCGTTTTTATACTGATACTTATCTATAGGTGCATTTCACTGTATTTTGATGTGTTGATTGTTACTGAGAACACAACTAACTGATGTCATTCTCTATGACAGTGTTGTCCATGGCTATGTGGATTACAATGGAACTCCACTCATCATATACTGCTAACTTCCTGTGATAAAACAAAAGGAACAAGAATCAGGGACCGCCTTGCATAATAGTGTTCACACAGAGTAAAATCTTTGTGTTCTGATGGGTCTTACTTCAATACTTGAGCGACGGTGTTTGGTCCAAACCAAGATCCCACCGGTTTCCCTTCAGAGACTCCCATTGAAGCtgttaaaaaaaagcatgtCATGTTAAACAATGATTGCCAATATGTGAATATAATAATTACAAAacttaataaaacatttagacTATTGACCTTTTTTAACCTGACAATGACAGACatatatatgcaaaaaaaatgtCCTCTTCTTCAAAGAGGTGCATAAAAACAACAGTTATGATACTTGCTATTACACATATAAAATACActgtatgcatatatacctCCGTATTTGTATTAATTACTGTATCAGAATAGAAAATTCTTCTCAGTTGACTTCCTGTATATACCTATTTGCTGTATGGAGTAATTTGCACTCTTTTTGTCCGCAAACATTTGTAGAATTCTCTTATAAGTCTGGTCTTGGCAATTCTTATTCCACTTCCAATCTACAATAGATACAACACATCAATAGAAATTATTGTCTCAAAGGTTCAACAATATAATCCATAAAAGATTAGATTGCAAGTTTTTCGttgcaaaaatgaaatcaatctggaaaatatgaaaataggGCTTCTttgaaaacaacaatttttcCTAAACTTGTGGGTGCAAATGCgataaaacttaaaattaactttgaacagcttttatatgttaaaataacCTACTAGGTAAATTGATAGAAAGCATAGGTCACGTTATAATGACAAACCTCTCCCCAGGTGTCTGACCACCAGGGCCTGAGCCAGCATCATCTGACCGCATCGTAACATACATCCCCAGCCCCCATCACAGGTCGGCCCAGTCCCTCCTGTATAAACAACAGGTTACAGGTAAAGAccttgtatttcttttttataaagagatggaaatttattatataaaaataaaaaataaaagcctTGTCTTGACACATGATAGACAAATACTTAAACTGATGAATATATAGCCTTAAATCTGTCATCATGAGAAATTTTGTATTTCTGTATATACCTATAGCAGGAAAGTTCTTTCTGTATGTGCACCAGATTTTGGACAAAAAGTCCCCTTTTAATTCATCTCTATCTGCAAAAAATGGAAATAGAGTAACttcaatgatacatgtatgatattataACTTCTCATTTCAACAaactttataataaattttcatcCAGAGATAGGCCTAATTATAATTTTCCACTTCTAATCCCCTTGGCCAATATCAATTACACTTGAGCCATAGACCCTGGGGCTGGTTATTTCTGACTCGGGATGATTTGAGGTGCAATATGAGAAAGGGTATACCGATACAAGTGCACTCACTACATGATATCACAAGCTGTTTATTACCACAAATACTGTATCTTACAGCTATACTGTCATAGGTACTGCATGTACAGTAGTATTGGTACATATCCACATTAGCCAGCAAATATTACCATGTTAACATCATGTCACAGATTGCAGCTTACCATACAATGCACTGTACTTGATCCCCAGGAGGTAAACAGGTTCTTCTGTCAGGGGAAAGTCAACATACCCCAGGGCAGCACTTTCATAGGTCACCATGCAAGTACCTACTGTTAAAAAACAATCAATGACTTAATTCACttcatctttaaaaagaagCAGGAATAATTAAACTAAAGAGATTATCATTAACAAGTCTCACATACAAATTGATTTATTTCGACATCCTCTCTTTTAGCTTCCTTCTCTTTACACTaatgaaataatcaaaattgttttatgaCAATGTAAACTTCcttcaatttcttttatattatgAAAGAGACAATAATTGAATCAGTCTAATTCCAAGGTTTCTTTGTGCCTTCACACAAATTTAAGGCAAGGAATGTAACAAAAAGCTTTGACATTCTGAATGTATGGATCTAAGTTGGTTCCATGTAGAAAattgtgtgagagagagagagtgtgggAGGGAGGAGAGAGAGTAATTGAATACTCAATTAccatacaagtacatgtagtttattttcaattcatttcccttttgaaattattatgttttaataGCTAAAAACTGATTCAGAAAATAGACCAGAAGCAGGAAAAGCTGTTTACAAACCGAATCCAtctctgttttaaaaaatttgcaacTTAATATAAAATGAGTGTTTACaatgttatcaatttaaaaaaaagatgaaatctTAAATCATCAGAATGATATTGGACCAACTCCAGTGTCAATGGACATCAGCTAGTCTTTGGTGTCGACTGCatggcatgtacatgtacagtgtatatttgCAGTTGCTTCTACTATTTATGCGCAAGATTATAAAAATGATCACAAAATTTGATGGTATATGCAAATCATGATTTATATCCATAATTTGTGTAATTATTCGACAGTTGTGTATTTTTCATCCTCTTGCCAAGGACCAGGGagggaaataaattatatacgTGTATTATccctgtaaacaaaacaaggaGCTAGGATCCTAGATGAATGTTTTACAAATCATTTCGTGCTGTAAATAAACTCTACATTGATATCATGTCATTATAAACTGTTCTATCCACCTTCATTAGCATTAATATGGTTTATAGAGCTGAGAGCTTttaatcatattatataatatatatcatatgtttatacacatgataaaatacCACTTCATCTTGATTAGGTTTAACATGGTAATATAAGTCAACACAAAATGTGAAGCCAGTTAACTGTAACGTGCGAAAAAGTtgataaatgttttgtaaacacTAGACAAGAAGCACGCAGGGACATATATTCATTATGTACATTTGAAGAGTACAAATTATACAGGTAACGTTCAGCCTAAAAATAAACGGTTAGAGTATATTTTCGAAGGAAGAGTATTTTTTGGAATTGTAAACAGCAGGTAAAGTGAACTATGATTATGCCTGTCTTACAAAATCAGAGCTAGTTGTTAAAGAATTTAGCCTACCATCATTTGTCATGTCCATTTTGACATAGCCCTCTCAACCTTCTGTGTCAGATGTCCATTGATATTGATCTAATGAAAAGTCTGAAGGATATCTGAAAGGATGTCAACAATAAACTGGTAGTTGGTCGTATTCGTCCTACTATGATAAATCTAGAGAAAGCCGAAAGCTGGAGACCAGTTTACATACCCCAATCGATAAACTTATTACGCTATTCTACTTCGTTTTCATTACAGAATATAGAggtaatttgtttatttaaaattgtttattgtatgTTTTATCTCGAAATCTGCAAGTTGTTTATATAATATGGATATGTAAAGgttttgaaattcttaaattatctccctttacaACTCTTCAGCATCTTTCCAAAATTCCTCAATAATTTCCCGCCGAAAATAAGGAAACCTAATGCTGGTTCTGAAGCTGGGATCAACAGAACACGTTTGAgctttttagtttgtttaacgGTATTGAAATATGGAAATTGTAGATGAGGAAAACACATGAAAACTGAAACTTGATCTCGATCCATACAATCAATATTGAGTATAGTATTTATCAAGGCCATGCAAAAACTAAAAAGCAAAATAAGTTGTTTCCCTTGGCTGAGTCAACCCATGATGATGCTCAAAGACAGAGTAAacatcttttttattatatgctgCCAAACCACAGGTGCTTGAATCTCAATGATTAAGATTCTAAACAATGTTTAATGTATTGCATTAAGTCTTAAGATTATAAATTAAGGTATTGCAAGTTGAGAGAAGTTAATTGAATCATTCATATAATCAATATTGTACATGAGCAGGTTACACAAATTTAGTATTAGGTCCTCTTTGCAATGACCAATGACCATGTTGACAAAATTACCAGATAGAAACTTTTGACTTCCTTATTAAGGCAACTGATTCCAGGTCTCCTCACAAGTGAAGGgagtataattatataaacttgACCTCCTACATGTGTACACATGTAAATCTCCAAAGTTTAACTATGATTAAGCCACATCATTTAAATATGATGAATTATATCTGtttgaaccattttaacaagagcttggactctgggtagttgtgtcaaattGTGTTGTGATGTTGGCCTATCTATTTCATTACTGCATGGCCACTTATATAGCCAGCTGCCAtgcatggctctttgaaatcaacacgacttggctggcttttgagctaaaacTATGCAATCCAGTTATATTTTACTTGAAAcaagcgtcatttttaactttgtATGATGCAACAAATAGATAGCACAtcctaccaaaagtccaaggtcttgttaaaatggttctatttaaaaaacatgtacatatttaattcTCAATCCAGCTGGCCTTTGTAAATCCAATATTTGCATTGCCAGATAATGTGGTACGTAACCAAACCCATTATGTAAAATGAGTATTTACAGATAATTTTGTATTCCGACAATTAGATGCAGGCTGGTAAAGGTCGTGGTAGAGGAGTACTAGCCCTCCAGAACTGTAGAACTCCTCTGCGGAGACCCAAGGCATTCCAGATAGAGACCAGCAGTGTTCAT
This is a stretch of genomic DNA from Crassostrea angulata isolate pt1a10 chromosome 4, ASM2561291v2, whole genome shotgun sequence. It encodes these proteins:
- the LOC128181643 gene encoding uncharacterized protein LOC128181643, with translation MEKFGISSSCKRSKSTSSGCQRTECICRKLMESIHISDIKHTKIPGNVYCSRKMPTAKQILTKLNGDYHQNPKLLFDGARVSAYDRGLDGKCFNMVPKHIPQKGMFSFPSVESLSGESTTSSESDGGPSSSCLSSSSSFLSSSSADDDLMYGGNGLSGTCSEDGNHEIVSNGSDSEDKFDLSSLNNSEGEDTDAFVRHVSTPQCQNLTNPAQLAKLKKYKKLGETVNSTYLNKYEVGKYASVGGHLETSGKNLKENIDKNDKKFSVYRLCTSRSGGSTSQRMCKSLKTVTKRNKNCKYFKITKVESDSSWEDLTSRRGYNSLSDYKGAMSFSHDYNSLLDYKAETELLDKVGLNLFTKEMIGISKKYRILESQKENEHLGNMQDIQGERYHDDFSNNPGRYQTLKELEDNINNNANQDDARKNHPPQMEERKNKYSLSSGNLVEEMQRKSQNELKHRLVQLIKEQDKMLREFDFVETMKGRAARGRSCVALDNTQWKLEMKAVENDYKMRVDGIVNDLKASMKGERGSSTGSVKNKDIQEEPQKGVNNNADSRRAEQREESHGFFRSLFRRKPDSTNREESANEHAPSGFSLRKLFRRTRKVKDNGSSKQERTEQDQEEKNEPKYEIFNEKYMSNSLQKLKRILKNMLLDFSNASDVDFLLEEAKLLAGVSDEMESVCNKEIARIETKFRRKFEKRLKTKICKENENYQDEKIEENVILDESEPGVSHQWRKL
- the LOC128181768 gene encoding cysteine protease ATG4B-like, coding for MDMTNDVGTCMVTYESAALGYVDFPLTEEPVYLLGIKYSALYDRDELKGDFLSKIWCTYRKNFPAIGGTGPTCDGGWGCMLRCGQMMLAQALVVRHLGRDWKWNKNCQDQTYKRILQMFADKKSANYSIQQIASMGVSEGKPVGSWFGPNTVAQVLKKLAVYDEWSSIVIHIAMDNTVIENDIKSVCKEDGKSTCDIIGVRQLKHESAATGRSKKSSQDSSKQDKNKQNTVDVKSWKPLLLVIPLRLGLTEINSVYVQSLKACLSFPQSVGIIGGKPNHAHWFVGYMSDKLIYLDPHTTQLCEDHDSPNFSDESYHCPYPSTMNVMELDPSIALGFYCGTEKEFDDLTQSVQKFVVGSSKTPMFELYKDRPPHWPPYESYTGQTTSASGVTMTGGQDTDEEFELV